Proteins from one Homalodisca vitripennis isolate AUS2020 chromosome 3, UT_GWSS_2.1, whole genome shotgun sequence genomic window:
- the LOC124356658 gene encoding trypsin-like: MAMIALLLGTLVTTAVLGLTQGETLSRGSSFLDGGSKIGMYDGSVTNIKKHPYLVALVTSNYDIGFYCTGNIVTDSWVITTAYCLQGEVTSSLTVIAATNDPTVAGGHKYGVSTLIQHPRYGAATGWEDYNYGCVKVSGKFQWSEKVKPIRLPKAEIRVNTNMMVAGWGATTRDDDDPTHPLRQGRMRWYDKAICATEYKVWLNLNWTERMACAYNRGKTTLCREDFGTGLVHNGVVYGMFSGTGDLFCSEYSSPALLADVKAGAAWFRKITGAK, translated from the exons ATGGCAATGATAGCTTTACTACTCGGAACTCTCg TTACTACGGCTGTCCTGGGATTAACCCAGGGAGAGACATTATCCCGAGGCTCTTCATTTCTAGATGGCGGATCTAAGATTGGCATGTATGACGGATCCGTAACGAACATCAAGAAACATCCATATTTG GTTGCCTTGGTGACGAGTAACTACGATATCGGGTTCTACTGTACCGGCAATATTGTGACTGATAGTTGGGTTATAACTACCGCCTACTGTCTCCAAGG CGAAGTGACGTCATCCCTGACAGTGATCGCTGCAACCAATGACCCGACAGTGGCTGGAGGGCACAAGTACGGTGTCTCCACTCTGATACAACACCCTCGATACGGAGCAGCCACTGGCTGGGAGGACTACAACTACGGCTGTGTTAAGGTTTCGGGGAAGTTCCAGTGGTCGGAGAAAGTCAAGCCCATCAGGCTGCCAAAAGCCGAGATCCGTGTGAACACCAACATGATGGTCGCTGGTTGGGGTGCTACG ACTCGTGACGATGATGACCCTACACATCCTCTGAGACAGGGCAGGATGAGATGGTATGACAAAGCTATCTGTGCCACAGAGTACAAAGTATGGCTCAACCTTAACTGGACGGAAAGGATGGCATGCGCTTACAATCGCGGCAAGACTACGCTCTGTCGG GAGGACTTCGGGACTGGTCTGGTACACAACGGAGTAGTATATGGGATGTTCTCCGGGACCGGGGACTTGTTCTGCTCTGAATACTCGAGCCCCGCTCTCCTGGCTGACGTGAAGGCCGGTGCCGCTTGGTTCAGAAAGATCACTGGGGCCAAGTAA